The window GTGGTCTACGGCGTGCTCGCGCTGGTGGCGAGCCTGCCCGGCGCCCTGTTCCTATTCCTGAAGAACCGTGAGGTAGTCCGCGAACGCGGCCACCAGCCCGGCGAGCAGGTCCTCGCCCTTGCGGGCTGAGGCCAGCGACGGCCGCCCGACCACACCGGACTCCGTGTACGCCGCCATGCCGAGGGTCAGCAGGTGCCGCCGGTCGTCGGCGAGCCAGTCGCTCGTGTCGTAGCCCGGTTTGACCATTGCCGGGTGGGCGTGGAGCAGGACCGAGGTCTCCAGTTCACCCGCGTGCATGTCGCTGCCCGCCGAGGTCTCGATCCCGGCCGCGGTCCGCGCGGCGGCCCAGTCCTGGGTGCCGGGGAACAAAGCCATGCCGCCCAAGGCTTCCTGCACGATGTTCGCCAGCACGTAGTTCCCGCCATGACCGTTGACGATCACCAGATGTGGCACCCCGGAGCGACGCAGCGAGTCGGCTATGTCGGTCACCACCGCGTGCAGGGTCCGCGCCGAGATGCTCACGGTGCCCGGCCAGGCGGCGTGCTCGTGCGAACAGGAGATCGTCACCGGTGGAAGCAGTTGAACCGGGTACGCCGCGGCGAGTTCCCGAGCGATGGTGCACGCGATGACCGTGTCGGTCACCAGTGGCAGGTACGGGCCGTGCTGCTCGAGGCTCCCCACCGGGAGCACGGCCACGGTCGCGGCGCGGTCCCGCACGTCGGCGGTGGTGGTCAGCGGAAGCAGGTCACTCATGTGCGCGACCGTAGTCAATCCGGTGGCACAGGGCCGCGAGCTCGCCGGACGCCAGCTTCGGCAGCACCTCGGGCAGCTCGTCGAAGTCGCTTTCGCCGGTGATGAGCGTGTCGAACACCGGGTCGGCGAGCAGGTCGAGTGCCAACGCCATCCGGTCGGCGTAGGTCCGATCGGCCCGGGCCACCGTCCCGACCTGGCTGCCGCGCACGGTGAGCCTGCGGGAGTGGAAGAACTCGCCCAGCGGCACGGAAACCCGCTTGTCGCCGTACCAGCTCAGCTCGATGAGCCTGCCCTCCGGCGCGAGCAGCTCCAGCGACCGCGCGAGACCGCCTTCGGTCGCACTGGCGTGCACCACGAGGTCCAAGCCCTCGTCGGCCGCCGAAGGCGACGCGAACCCGACCCCCAGCGCGGCCGCGACCGCCGCCCGACTCGGGTCGGTGTCGACCAGCTGGACCCGGACCCCGGGGAACCGGGCGAGCACCGCGGCGACCGCGCAGCCGACCATCCCGCCGCCGACGACCGCGATCCGGTCACCGATCAGCGGGGCCGCGTCCCACACCGCGTTCACCGCCGTCTCCACCGTCCCGGCCAGCACCGCCCGGGCCGCGGGCACGGCGTCCGGAACCGGGGTCACGGCGTCGGCCGGGACGACGTAGTGGGTCTGGTGGGGATACAGGCAGAACACCGTGCGGCCAAGCAGGGGCCCGTGTTCGACGATCCCGACGTTGAGATACCCGTACTTGACCGGCCACGGGAAGTCACCCTCCTGGAAAGGAGCCCGCATCACCCCGTGCTGGTTCTCGGGCACCGCTCCGGCCAGGACAAGCGACTCGGTTCCCCGGCTGACGCCCGAGAAAAGCGTGCGGACCAGGACATCCCCGGCCCCCGGTTCGGGAAGAGCGACCGGGCGGATCTCACACTTGCCGGATGAGGTGAACCAAAGGGCCCTTGCCGTGCGTGTCATCCCATATCCTCCGAAATCGGGGCCCAACTGCCGCAAGGGGCGCGATGGTCACACTCCAGCACACCACGGCCTGGCGCGAGCCCGCCGTGTGGGCGGGCGGTCAGCTCCTCCTGCTGGGCGTGCTCTGGGCGACCGTGGGACTCGGTCCGCTCGGCGCCGTCGCCGGGCTCGTGCACGCCTGCGCCACCGGGGTGCTGCTGACTCGGGCGATGCGCCGCTCCGCCACGGCGGCGCTCGGGCCCGCCGACCGCGTCACCCTGGCCCGGCAGCTGCTGATCGGCGGTGTCACCGCCCTGGTGGCCGACCGCGCCGACGGAACCGTCCCGGTCGTCGTGGCCCTCGCCGCCGTCGCGCTCGCCCTGGACTGCGTCGACGGCCTCGTCGCGCGGCGCACGGGCACGGAGTCGCCGCTGGGCGCCCGCTTCGACATGGAGGTCGACGCCTTCCTGATCCTGGTCCTGAGCGTCCACGTCGCGTGGTCGCTCGGCCCGTGGGTGCTCGCGATCGGCGCCGCCCGGTACCTGTTCGTCGCGGCGTCCTGGCGGCTGACCTGGCTGCGCGGGGACCTGCCGCCCAGCTTCGCCCGCAAAGCCGTCGCCGCCGCGCAGGGCATCACCCTCGTCGTGGCCGCGAGCGGGGTCGTCCCGTACTCGGCTGTCCTGGTCGGACTCGCGTTGGTCACGCTTGGGTGG is drawn from Actinokineospora alba and contains these coding sequences:
- a CDS encoding zinc-dependent alcohol dehydrogenase — its product is MTRTARALWFTSSGKCEIRPVALPEPGAGDVLVRTLFSGVSRGTESLVLAGAVPENQHGVMRAPFQEGDFPWPVKYGYLNVGIVEHGPLLGRTVFCLYPHQTHYVVPADAVTPVPDAVPAARAVLAGTVETAVNAVWDAAPLIGDRIAVVGGGMVGCAVAAVLARFPGVRVQLVDTDPSRAAVAAALGVGFASPSAADEGLDLVVHASATEGGLARSLELLAPEGRLIELSWYGDKRVSVPLGEFFHSRRLTVRGSQVGTVARADRTYADRMALALDLLADPVFDTLITGESDFDELPEVLPKLASGELAALCHRIDYGRAHE
- a CDS encoding CDP-alcohol phosphatidyltransferase family protein, yielding MVTLQHTTAWREPAVWAGGQLLLLGVLWATVGLGPLGAVAGLVHACATGVLLTRAMRRSATAALGPADRVTLARQLLIGGVTALVADRADGTVPVVVALAAVALALDCVDGLVARRTGTESPLGARFDMEVDAFLILVLSVHVAWSLGPWVLAIGAARYLFVAASWRLTWLRGDLPPSFARKAVAAAQGITLVVAASGVVPYSAVLVGLALVTLGWSFGRDIVGLWRRARS
- a CDS encoding creatininase family protein; the encoded protein is MSDLLPLTTTADVRDRAATVAVLPVGSLEQHGPYLPLVTDTVIACTIARELAAAYPVQLLPPVTISCSHEHAAWPGTVSISARTLHAVVTDIADSLRRSGVPHLVIVNGHGGNYVLANIVQEALGGMALFPGTQDWAAARTAAGIETSAGSDMHAGELETSVLLHAHPAMVKPGYDTSDWLADDRRHLLTLGMAAYTESGVVGRPSLASARKGEDLLAGLVAAFADYLTVLQE